A region of the Passer domesticus isolate bPasDom1 chromosome Z, bPasDom1.hap1, whole genome shotgun sequence genome:
CTTGGCAAGCGGTGAGTGCAGATGTGGcggggaggctgtgctgggaacaagggctggggcagaaatgctgcacctggggctggcttcTCCCTCTGCATGCAGGGCCAGCCCCTCCTAGGAGAAGCTTGGGCAGGccacagggcaggagctggagctgctggggcagtgcgacaggccttgctgcctgcaggctgtCTGTGTGGGGCCCTGTCCTTCCTGcgcccagctccctgaggatcctcccctcagcagccAGTAGTTCTCTGCATCCCCGTCCCACTCACGgccttctctccctcctcctgcagaccaTGGATCCCGTGGTATTCCTGTTGGTGGTGTTCAAAAGCCTCATCCAATACCCACAGCCTGTGGCTGATGGTTTGGATGCAGAAACACGTCTGCGCATGGAAGCGCGTGAAAAGCACCTGGAATGGGAGAGGCTTCATctggagcaggagatggaacGGCTTATGCAGGAGCAGGCGAAGCAGGCGCAGGTCTTGCAGAACTTTGCTGTTGCTGTGTTCCTGACCCTCGTCTTGGTCTTGTGGTTCACCGGGTGGAAAAGCAGCCAAAGGAGAGAGGAGGCTGAAGAAGGAAACGGTGGTGCCAATGAAGCGGAAGTGCGCAACGCTGGGGCAAATGAAGAAGGCAATATCCGGAATGAAGATGTCAATGCGGCTGCAATTGCAGAAATCTATGGTGGTGCAAATGAAGTCAGCGACGAAGATGATGATGCGGACGATCGCGTTGGACGAGTTGTAATGCAGCGCATCCAGTGGCCTGTACAGgacctgcagagaggctgtgaatGGACAACTCGGCTCATGAATAATTATACAATTTGCTTTGGCCATGTCCTCTCCAACAGCTTCTACCCAGTCCTGCAACGAGCcatcggggtgggcagtgcctttgAAGGCTGGAGTCCCCGTGAACAGGATGTCGTTTACACCGTGCTCATCCCCATGACTCCTCCCCGAGGCCACAGCTtccacctggagctggagagtCAAGAGCAGAGGCACGTGAAGAACTTCCGTGTCCGCGTGCAGCTGGAGTGCACCTGCActccagggagggagcagcaggatgaggacatgctgtgcttcctgcaccactccgaggaggagctgaggagcaatcaggatcccagcctcctgGACACCCTGTGCACCGGCTCCTACCTTGATGTGCAGAAAACTGCCCGCTGGTTCCACCAGCTGGTGAGAGCAGtctggccagctctgcctcagtcTCACAACTGGCATTTAAAGCTGCTGCCCTCCACACGCTGCTGCCAACTCAAGGTGACCAACAGCAAGGAAAGCTTCAGGATTGACATCTTCTTCGGGGTGCGGAGAGGTGACTCAGCCGTCTTTGcgtgcagccagcccagagaggcctacacagcaagcacaacctGGCCCGAGTCTTATGCTGTAGTAGAGGCTGAGTTCTTCCAGCACTTTGCCAGGCAGGCACCCCCTGACAGCCTGCACCTCAAATGCCTCCAGTTTTTCACCCGTCTTCCGCTGGGCTTCAGCTTTTCCACctacaccatgaagaccatTGTTATGCATATGCTCCATATCTCACCCGTCTCAGCGTGGCGCAGGAGGAACCTCCTGGAACGAATGGTGCTTGTCATGTACAACCTGTACTTATGTCTGCGAGAAAAACGCCTCGACCACTTCATTGTGGGCAACGAAACGTTTCCCCAGGACATCAAGTTACCCACAGACGTTAAAATGGCTGAGCCATACAATCTCTTCCAccacctggagcagcagccggATGCCCACACCCATGCACTCTATGAGTATGACATTCTGGAAAATTGGttcaaaaaaatccttctggCTGAGGATTGACCCAATGAAGGGGAGGAGTCATGGCTAcgagcccagagctctgcttgTGCTGCTCGCATCAGCCGCACTACAGGCAGAAGAAAGCCACCTTGCAGTCCTCCTTTGGTGCTTCAAGGAGAAGAGGATGCATGCCAAGTCTCTGGCGAAGGTCCCACAACACGTCCCGCCATGTCAGCAAGCGAAGGGCTACAGGAGAGTTTTTTCTACCTCCTTTTATAGCTTCATTTTCCAAGAAAAGGATGGCATTAGCCCCCGGCTTACGTGTGAACTCTGCCAGTGCTGAAAAAGCACATGAATAGAAGACATACGGTACATGCAGGGCCAAAATCACGAAAGCTGACCTGCAAAATGGAGCTGTTCCCGGCCTTTGAAAAGGGACAGAATTTAGAGCACGGAAGAAGTGGGAATGTGGGACcgaaataagaaaaaacaaagtggACAAAAACGACCAAAAGGAAAAACTAACAATGCTGGCCCAGGATCAGCCAATGGATGGAGCCTCTCCTTGTTCCATCTTCATTGCAAAAATGCTGTTGGAGCTGATCGGAAATTTGCCATATATAGGAATCTAGATGTTTAtttcataaatatatatatatatagtgtataATTATTATATTCTATAATTTTTATAAGTTATATATTCTAGTAAAGTATTATAATATAGATAATATCAAAGCTATGAAATATTTAGTTATTATGGCATGATAAAAAGTAAATTTGAAGAGTTGAGTATGTAATTACATTTAAATAGTTATAGTTCATTTATGAatggaaaagcagaaactgctttgttctcttttcaataaaatgcattttttgagAATCTGGAGTGTGCTAGACTTTATTGATCTCAGCCAGGCCTATAGTCGTGGTAAATGTCACACATTGTGAATCTGGGATCTGGAACTCTTTCTTTCgctctctttccttctttgtctttttctttctttatttaattCATCTCTCCCTCTTTAAttcctctcttccctttaatCTTACCCCTTTATCCAAAACTAACTGACTTGTGCTTGTATAGTAGGTCAGGGACTAAAATACTGATTTCCAAGCCCAGTGTGTAGgtagttaataaagttttaCTGATTGTTGGTGGACCCTCTGACTTTTGTTATTCCTTTTGATCACAAGCATTTACAAATCTTTGGTGCTTCCTTCCCCTTAAGGATGGGTCGTCACACTACAGTGGCTACAAAGATGGCTTTCATCCCCCTTTCCTCTCATACTGTCACAGCCAGGGTGACCCTTTTAGATGGACCCAGAAATTCTcgctggcagctccagctggtcaGGGACCATGCAAGAGGCATTGCTAATATTCCTCCTTGTGTTCACTGGGGTCTGCGTGGACAAGCTAGCCATCCTTAGACACTCCCTGAGGAAAAGCTGACACAGATCTGAGAATGCAGGACATGGAGAAGGCACTGCTCAATGGGCAGGGGCAATTGCTGCCACACCTTTCCTCTAGAGTAAAAGCATTCTCATGCAGTCAAAGCTGATGTAGCTGAAAAGATCCTGGCCAGGGAGCTTGTGAGAGAGAGTGCCATTACCACTTGGACACTGCCTGCCCTGCGTTTTCTGAGAGGATCTATTCCCTCGGTGAGCTCCACCCAGTCTCTGATGGATCACGGAGCCAGGATGATGACACTGGTATATGATGCTATAGGCAATGAAAGGAAATCTCTTGATCAGTCACACCAAGTCATACTCATGGTGCACCTCAACTTCTCAGGTGCAAATGGAGACATCCTAGAGAAGAGCTGAACAAGCACAGAAAAGTCCTGGAGTCCACATTGAAATAGCTTTTTGACATGGGTACTGTGGGAGCCACTAGGAAAAATGCCCTCCTAGACCTGTTGTTTGTCCACAGAGATGCTCTTGTAAGTGAAATGGTGATTTGTGCTGTCTTGGCCACAGTAATCAAGAAACGCTTGAGTAAAAAATCTTAGGTGTTATGGAAAAACCTGTCTGTGAAGCTACACCCCAGAGTTGTGGGAGAATAAGCTCAAGGAACTAATTAATAAGGGCCCTTTAGCATGTAGTTTCAAGGGTATTGATGTCCACAAATGCTAGTCCTTgttatcagaaatgtttctataagagcacaagtctgatgaagaagggctgagggaggtggggtctggaggctgctgggccagcagggaaagAATCCCTCCACTCTACTCCCCTGGAGGGAAAACCCCCCAAGCCATAACCACCTGTTAGGGTGCAGAAAAAGGCTTCTCGCAGCATGCCTTGTTGTGACATGCAGATCCAATGTATCCCATTGGCCCTTCCACCTGctccacccctgtgccctcatccTATTGACCCTAGTGTTCTGTCCCGCCGCTGAAGATGCCTGCAGAACCAGCATGGCCCtgtctgcctgcactgccacctCCCCATGAGCGTCCATTCCTGCTGGAGTCCTCTGCTGCATGGGAAAGCTGCTTGTGGAGGGATTGGCTGGAAGAGGGAGAGGGTGGTGGGGGCAGAAATGGAGGCTGCCTGGATCTGGCTTTGGAATAACCCTCCTCCTCACATGGTGTCTCCATCTATCTCCCTCCTTCCATGAAGTTCTGCTTTCCATCCCTTTCCATCCATACATCCACACTGTAAGGCAGCCCTTCTTTACAGAGAGCAGAGAACAATGTTCTTCCTCCAAAGTGGTGGCTGCAATCAAGGAATCACAGGATGGATTGTCAGAGAAAACCACTCTCTCTAACAAGCTTTGGACCTGAACACTTCCCCCTCCAAGGCCTGTTGTCATCTCCTCATTCTTGCTCCATTTTCATGGCAAGGA
Encoded here:
- the LOC135290198 gene encoding inositol 1,4,5-trisphosphate receptor-interacting protein-like 1, producing MDPVVFLLVVFKSLIQYPQPVADGLDAETRLRMEAREKHLEWERLHLEQEMERLMQEQAKQAQVLQNFAVAVFLTLVLVLWFTGWKSSQRREEAEEGNGGANEAEVRNAGANEEGNIRNEDVNAAAIAEIYGGANEVSDEDDDADDRVGRVVMQRIQWPVQDLQRGCEWTTRLMNNYTICFGHVLSNSFYPVLQRAIGVGSAFEGWSPREQDVVYTVLIPMTPPRGHSFHLELESQEQRHVKNFRVRVQLECTCTPGREQQDEDMLCFLHHSEEELRSNQDPSLLDTLCTGSYLDVQKTARWFHQLVRAVWPALPQSHNWHLKLLPSTRCCQLKVTNSKESFRIDIFFGVRRGDSAVFACSQPREAYTASTTWPESYAVVEAEFFQHFARQAPPDSLHLKCLQFFTRLPLGFSFSTYTMKTIVMHMLHISPVSAWRRRNLLERMVLVMYNLYLCLREKRLDHFIVGNETFPQDIKLPTDVKMAEPYNLFHHLEQQPDAHTHALYEYDILENWFKKILLAED